One segment of Tenrec ecaudatus isolate mTenEca1 chromosome 1, mTenEca1.hap1, whole genome shotgun sequence DNA contains the following:
- the UBE2Q1 gene encoding ubiquitin-conjugating enzyme E2 Q1: MQQPQPQGQQQPGPGQHLGGQGAAPGAGGGPGGGPGPGPCLRRELKLLESIFHRGHERFRIASACLDELSCEFLLAGAGAGAAPGPHLPPRGSVPGDPVRIHCNITESYPAVPPIWSVESDDPNLAAVLERLVDIKKGNTLLLQHLKRIISDLCKLYNLPQHPDVEMLDQPLPAEQCTQEDVSSEDEDEEMPEDTEDLDHYEMKEEEPAEGKKSEDDGIGKENLAILEKIKKNQRQDYLNGAVSGSVQATDRLMKELRDIYRSQSYKGGNYAVELVNDSLYDWNVKLLKVDQDSALHNDLQILKEKEGADFILLNFSFKDNFPFDPPFVRVVSPVLSGGYVLGGGAICMELLTKQGWSSAYSIESVIMQISATLVKGKARVQFGANKSQYSLTRAQQSYKSLVQIHEKNGWYTPPKEDG, from the exons ATGCAGCAGCCGCAGCCGCAGGGGCAGCAGCAGCCGGGGCCGGGGCAGCATCTGGGGGGCCAGGGGGCGGCGCCGGGGGCCGGGGGCGGCCCGGGGGGGGGCCCGGGGCCGGGGCCCTGCCTGAGGCGGGAGCTGAAGCTGCTCGAGTCCATCTTCCACCGCGGCCACGAGCGCTTCCGCATTGCCAGCGCCTGCCTGGACGAGCTGAGCTGCGAGTTCCTGCTGGCGGGGGCCGGGGCGGGGGCCGCGCCCGGGCCGCATCTGCCCCCCCGGGGGTCGGTGCCCGGGGACCCCGTCCGCATACACTGCAACATCACG GAGTCATACCCTGCTGTGCCCCCCATCTGGTCCGTGGAGTCCGATGACCCTAACTTGGCCGCtgtcttggagaggctggtggacaTTAAAAAAGGGAACACCTTG CTCTTGCAGCATCTGAAGAGGATCATCTCCGACCTGTGCAAACTCTACAACCTCCCTCAGCACCCAGATGTGGAGATGCTGGATCAGCCCTTGCCGGCAGAGCAG TGCACACAGGAAGATGTGTCTTCCGAAGATGAAGATGAGGAGATGCCTGAG GACACGGAAGACCTAGATCActatgaaatgaaagaggaggagccagctgagggcAAGAAGTCTGAAGACGACGGCATTGGGAAAGAAAACTTGGCCATAttagagaaaattaaaaagaaccAGAGGCAAGATTACTTAAAT GGCGCGGTGTCTGGCTCGGTGCAGGCCACTGACCGGCTGATGAAGGAGCTCAGGGATATATACCGATCACAGAGTTACAAAGGCG gaaACTATGCAGTGGAACTGGTGAATGACAGTCTGTATGATTGGAATGTCAAACTCCTCAA agttgaCCAGGACAGCGCTTTGCACAATGACCTCCAGATCCTCAAAGAGAAAGAGGGAGCTGACTTCATCTTACTGAACTTTTCCTTTAAG gATAACTTTCCCTTTGACCCACCGTTCGTCAGGGTTGTGTCTCCAGTCCTCTCTGGAGG GTATGTTCTGGGTGGAGGCGCCATCTGCATGGAGCTCCTCACTAAACAG ggctggagcagcGCCTACTCCATCGAGTCCGTGATTATGCAGATCAGTGCCACGCTGGTGAAGGGGAAAGCACGCGTGCAGTTCGGAGCCAACAAA TCTCAGTACAGTCTGACGAGAGCACAGCAGTCCTACAAGTCCTTGGTGCAGATCCATGAAAAAAACG GCTGGTACACACCCCCAAAGGAAGATGGCTAA